The following coding sequences are from one Flexibacter flexilis DSM 6793 window:
- a CDS encoding SDR family NAD(P)-dependent oxidoreductase, translating into MNQSQRIAVITGATSGIGLATAQAFAAQGINLILCGRRANRLQSIKQELSQQVQVQTLCFDVRDRAEVTKAFESLPEAWQNIDILINNAGNAHGLSPIQDGDLDDWDAMLDINVRGLLYVSKSIIPTMVNRQSGHIVNIGSIAGRAAYPNGNVYCASKSAVASLTEGMRQDLNPYGIKVTAIDPGMVETEFSLVRFKGDEARADAVYKGLTPLSAADVADAILYAVTRPAHVVVADMLLLPTAQASATIVKRQ; encoded by the coding sequence ATGAATCAATCGCAACGTATCGCCGTCATTACGGGAGCAACTTCGGGCATTGGCTTGGCTACGGCGCAAGCATTTGCCGCGCAGGGCATCAACCTTATTTTGTGTGGCCGTCGCGCCAACCGTCTGCAAAGCATCAAACAAGAGCTTTCGCAGCAAGTGCAAGTACAAACGCTTTGTTTTGATGTGCGCGACCGTGCCGAAGTAACAAAAGCCTTTGAATCGCTTCCAGAGGCTTGGCAAAACATTGATATTCTGATAAATAATGCAGGAAATGCACACGGACTTTCGCCTATTCAGGACGGCGACTTGGACGACTGGGACGCGATGTTAGATATTAACGTGCGAGGATTGTTATACGTGAGCAAATCCATCATTCCGACAATGGTAAACCGCCAAAGCGGACATATTGTCAATATTGGTTCGATTGCGGGGCGTGCAGCCTACCCGAACGGCAACGTGTATTGTGCTTCCAAAAGTGCGGTAGCTTCGCTTACGGAAGGAATGCGCCAAGACCTCAACCCTTACGGCATCAAAGTAACGGCCATAGACCCTGGTATGGTCGAAACGGAATTTTCGTTGGTGCGCTTCAAAGGCGATGAGGCACGCGCCGACGCTGTTTATAAAGGACTTACGCCGCTTTCGGCTGCCGATGTAGCCGACGCGATTTTGTATGCCGTAACCAGACCCGCGCACGTGGTGGTTGCCGATATGTTGCTGTTGCCGACGGCGCAAGCCAGTGCGACCATCGTGAAGCGTCAGTAA
- a CDS encoding DUF6691 family protein, with the protein MSETQKTKSSSIWLGQLRYVVVGMLFGIVFIKAEIASWYRIQEMFRFQSFHMYGVIGSAVAVAMLSLWLIRKFDIRSMSGEKITVAPKEWSIGQVYGGLFFGCGWAITGACPGPLYAQIGAGSVATIVTLLSAILGTWTYGYFRDRLPH; encoded by the coding sequence ATGTCTGAAACTCAAAAAACTAAATCTTCTTCCATTTGGCTTGGCCAATTGCGTTATGTGGTGGTCGGGATGCTATTCGGGATTGTTTTCATTAAAGCCGAAATCGCCTCTTGGTACAGAATCCAAGAAATGTTTCGTTTCCAATCGTTTCACATGTACGGCGTGATTGGTAGTGCGGTGGCCGTTGCGATGCTTTCGCTGTGGCTGATTCGTAAATTTGATATTCGGAGCATGAGCGGCGAAAAAATCACGGTTGCGCCCAAAGAATGGAGCATTGGCCAAGTGTATGGCGGCTTGTTTTTTGGTTGCGGCTGGGCTATTACGGGAGCGTGCCCTGGCCCTTTGTACGCACAAATTGGCGCGGGTTCGGTGGCTACGATTGTAACACTGCTTAGCGCGATACTGGGCACTTGGACGTACGGTTATTTTCGCGACCGTCTGCCACATTAA
- a CDS encoding Crp/Fnr family transcriptional regulator has protein sequence MFTPNQQIILDNVMRHILLSEDEKQFFVSLLREKKVRKKQFILEAGEMSNDSIFVCSGCLRGFSANKNGFEHILAFAPPNWWIADLYSNIMHQPASLYIEAIEETQVLLLSIQDKEHLYLKVPAFERFFRIIAEKSLAAHQQRLLDSLSLNAEERYARFCQRYPMLIDHLPQKYIAAYIGVTPEFFSTMRSRLLRAK, from the coding sequence ATGTTTACCCCAAACCAGCAAATAATTCTTGACAACGTGATGCGACACATCTTGCTGAGCGAAGACGAAAAGCAGTTTTTTGTGTCGTTGCTTCGCGAAAAAAAGGTGCGTAAAAAGCAGTTTATTCTGGAAGCTGGCGAAATGTCCAACGATTCTATTTTCGTTTGTAGCGGTTGTTTGCGGGGGTTCAGTGCCAACAAAAATGGTTTTGAACATATTCTGGCTTTTGCTCCGCCTAATTGGTGGATTGCCGACCTTTACAGTAACATTATGCACCAACCAGCCTCTTTGTACATTGAGGCCATCGAGGAAACGCAAGTGTTGCTTTTGAGCATTCAAGACAAAGAACATTTGTACCTGAAAGTGCCCGCATTTGAGCGTTTTTTTAGAATTATCGCCGAAAAATCGTTGGCGGCACATCAGCAACGTTTGTTGGACAGCCTCAGCCTGAACGCCGAAGAGCGTTATGCGCGTTTTTGTCAGCGTTACCCGATGCTCATCGACCATTTGCCCCAAAAATATATTGCGGCTTATATTGGCGTTACGCCCGAATTTTTCAGCACCATGCGCAGCCGACTATTAAGAGCCAAATAA
- the trpB gene encoding tryptophan synthase subunit beta has protein sequence MNPSSDYLVDKRGYYGEFGGAFIPEMLFPNVEELRQNYLSIIAEPSFKAEFEALLTDYVGRPTPLYFAKRLSEKYGAQIYLKREDLCHTGAHKVNNTIGQILVARKLGKQRIVAETGAGQHGVATATVCALMGMECIVYMGELDIARQKPNVDRMKMLGAKVVPATSGSRTLKDATNEAMRHWINNPTDTHYIIGSVVGPHPYPDMVARFQSVISAEIRQQLSEKTGSPLPDYVVACVGGGSNAAGAFYHFVDDVSVKLVAVEAAGQGVSSGHSAATTALGKVGVLHGSKSILMQTADGQVIEPYSISAGLDYPGIGPMHAHLFASGRGTFLSATDAQALAAGFELCKLEGIIPALESAHALAALPMLGATANQTVVVNLSGRGDKDLATYSAHLPNQD, from the coding sequence ATGAACCCATCATCTGATTATTTGGTAGATAAAAGAGGCTATTACGGCGAGTTTGGCGGCGCATTTATTCCCGAAATGCTTTTCCCTAACGTGGAAGAGTTGCGCCAAAACTACCTGAGCATCATCGCTGAGCCGAGTTTTAAAGCCGAATTTGAGGCGTTACTTACCGACTACGTGGGCCGGCCTACGCCTTTGTATTTTGCCAAACGTCTTTCCGAAAAATATGGCGCACAGATTTATCTCAAGCGCGAAGACCTTTGCCACACAGGCGCACATAAAGTAAACAACACGATTGGGCAAATATTGGTAGCTCGCAAACTGGGCAAACAACGCATCGTAGCCGAAACAGGCGCAGGACAACACGGCGTGGCAACGGCCACCGTCTGCGCACTGATGGGTATGGAATGTATTGTGTATATGGGTGAGTTGGATATTGCACGCCAAAAGCCTAATGTGGACAGAATGAAGATGTTAGGCGCGAAAGTTGTACCCGCTACATCGGGCAGCCGCACGCTCAAAGATGCCACCAACGAGGCCATGCGCCATTGGATTAACAACCCCACAGACACGCATTATATTATTGGGTCGGTGGTCGGGCCGCACCCGTACCCCGACATGGTGGCGCGTTTTCAGTCGGTTATTTCTGCCGAAATACGCCAGCAACTCTCCGAAAAAACAGGTTCGCCCCTCCCCGACTACGTAGTCGCTTGTGTGGGCGGCGGTAGCAATGCGGCAGGTGCGTTTTATCATTTCGTGGACGATGTCAGCGTAAAATTAGTGGCCGTAGAAGCCGCAGGACAAGGCGTAAGCTCTGGCCATTCTGCCGCTACCACGGCACTGGGCAAAGTGGGCGTGTTGCATGGCAGCAAATCCATTTTGATGCAAACAGCTGACGGACAAGTAATTGAGCCTTATTCTATTTCGGCAGGCCTCGACTACCCCGGCATTGGCCCCATGCACGCGCATTTGTTCGCCTCTGGGCGCGGAACGTTTTTGTCGGCAACCGATGCGCAGGCCTTGGCCGCAGGCTTTGAGCTTTGCAAACTCGAAGGCATTATTCCAGCGTTAGAATCGGCGCACGCGCTGGCCGCTTTGCCGATGCTCGGCGCGACAGCCAACCAAACCGTTGTCGTGAATCTTTCGGGGCGCGGCGACAAAGATTTGGCGACTTATTCGGCTCATTTACCCAATCAAGACTAA
- the trpA gene encoding tryptophan synthase subunit alpha — protein sequence MLTTTRLKSLFSDKKNNLLSVYFTAGFPQLTDTLPILEALEAAGADIVEIGMPYSDPVADGETIQQSNGTALDNGMSVALLFEQLAAMRQTVTLPVLLMGYINPVLQFGIEKFCAQCQAVGVDGLILPDLPLQVYEEEYKAIFEKYGLCNVFLITPQTSEQRIQLIDQLSDSFVYMVSSASVTGTKTGISHEQEHYFERIEVMQLRNPRLIGFGISNHETFATASRHANGAIIGSAFIKLLQKHGASAEAIKTFVKEIKGL from the coding sequence ATGCTCACAACGACACGATTAAAATCGCTTTTTTCCGATAAAAAAAACAATCTCCTTTCCGTATATTTTACGGCTGGGTTCCCACAACTCACTGACACACTGCCCATTTTGGAAGCACTGGAAGCGGCAGGCGCAGACATCGTGGAAATAGGAATGCCTTATTCTGACCCCGTAGCAGACGGCGAAACCATTCAGCAAAGCAACGGCACGGCTTTAGACAACGGCATGAGTGTAGCCTTGCTTTTTGAGCAATTGGCCGCCATGCGCCAAACTGTGACGCTGCCCGTGTTGCTGATGGGTTATATCAATCCTGTATTGCAATTTGGGATAGAAAAATTTTGTGCGCAATGCCAAGCCGTCGGGGTGGACGGACTCATTTTGCCCGATTTGCCGTTGCAGGTGTACGAAGAAGAATACAAGGCTATTTTTGAAAAATACGGCCTTTGCAATGTGTTTTTGATTACGCCCCAAACCTCCGAGCAGCGTATTCAGCTCATCGACCAATTGTCTGATTCGTTCGTCTATATGGTTTCGTCGGCGAGCGTAACAGGCACAAAAACAGGCATTAGCCACGAACAAGAACATTATTTTGAACGTATTGAGGTCATGCAGTTGCGCAACCCGCGTTTGATTGGTTTCGGGATTTCTAATCACGAAACTTTCGCGACAGCCAGCCGCCATGCCAACGGCGCGATTATTGGGAGTGCGTTTATCAAACTTTTGCAAAAACATGGCGCATCTGCCGAGGCTATCAAGACTTTTGTAAAAGAAATAAAAGGATTATAG
- a CDS encoding SAM-dependent methyltransferase: MSEAILYLIPTTLADQTAAQVLSPQVLDVVANTDCFLVENLRTARRFISGLKLGKVIDSLHFQELHKDTPDEDWQPFAHQKMLQEGQNIGIISEAGCPGVADPGAKAVAWAHRNGLRVVPLVGPSSILLALMGSGFNGQSFCFHGYLPIEAQARAKFIKQMEKEMVQTGRTQLFMETPYRNKKLLEDVLQQASPNTLLSVAAGITSEQEIIQTKTVAQWRKTTLNIDKIPAIFSFGKTV; encoded by the coding sequence ATGTCTGAAGCTATTTTATATCTGATTCCCACCACGCTGGCCGACCAAACCGCCGCGCAAGTACTTTCCCCGCAGGTGCTGGACGTAGTGGCCAATACCGATTGTTTTTTGGTGGAAAATTTGCGCACGGCGCGTCGCTTTATTTCAGGCCTCAAGCTGGGAAAAGTAATTGACAGCCTGCATTTTCAGGAGCTACATAAAGACACGCCCGACGAAGATTGGCAACCCTTTGCACACCAAAAAATGTTGCAAGAAGGCCAAAATATTGGCATAATTTCCGAAGCTGGTTGCCCCGGTGTGGCCGACCCAGGCGCGAAGGCGGTGGCGTGGGCGCATCGCAACGGCCTGCGCGTAGTGCCTTTGGTGGGGCCTTCGTCTATTTTGTTAGCTTTGATGGGTTCGGGTTTTAATGGCCAATCGTTTTGTTTTCATGGCTATTTACCCATCGAAGCGCAGGCGCGCGCCAAATTCATTAAGCAAATGGAAAAAGAAATGGTACAGACAGGCCGCACGCAATTGTTTATGGAAACGCCTTACCGCAACAAAAAATTGTTGGAAGACGTGTTACAGCAGGCCAGCCCGAATACGTTGTTGTCGGTGGCGGCGGGCATTACGTCCGAACAAGAAATTATTCAGACCAAAACCGTAGCGCAATGGCGCAAAACAACGCTAAACATTGACAAAATTCCTGCGATATTTTCGTTTGGGAAAACAGTGTAG
- a CDS encoding MBL fold metallo-hydrolase — translation MKITFLGTGTSQGVPVIACHCPVCTSLDFRDKRLRTSVMIETQGKNFVIDTGPDFRQQMLRERVGQLDAVLFTHEHKDHTAGLDEVRAYNFKQQMDMPVYAHPRVVAQLKREFAYIFAEEKYPGIPKITVQEIDNQPFLAEGVPFMPIQVMHYRLPVFGFRVENFTYITDANYIAPAEMDKIRGSEVVVLNGLQAEPHISHFTLAQAIEVLEELQPKVAYLTHISHRLGRHADVEKHLPSFIKLAYDGLQLSL, via the coding sequence ATGAAAATTACTTTTTTAGGAACAGGCACTTCGCAAGGCGTACCCGTGATTGCTTGCCACTGTCCTGTTTGTACTTCGCTGGATTTCAGAGATAAACGCCTTCGCACGTCGGTCATGATAGAGACGCAAGGCAAAAATTTTGTGATAGATACCGGCCCAGATTTTCGCCAACAAATGTTGCGCGAACGTGTCGGGCAGCTTGATGCCGTGCTTTTTACGCACGAACACAAAGACCATACCGCAGGCCTCGACGAGGTGCGTGCCTATAATTTCAAACAACAAATGGACATGCCCGTTTATGCGCACCCGCGCGTAGTGGCGCAGCTCAAACGCGAATTTGCCTACATTTTTGCGGAAGAAAAATACCCTGGTATTCCTAAAATTACTGTTCAAGAAATTGACAATCAGCCATTTTTGGCGGAAGGCGTGCCGTTTATGCCCATACAAGTAATGCACTACCGTTTGCCTGTGTTTGGGTTTCGGGTCGAGAATTTTACTTACATCACCGACGCGAACTATATCGCCCCTGCCGAAATGGACAAAATCAGGGGTTCGGAAGTGGTCGTGCTCAATGGTTTGCAGGCCGAGCCACATATTTCGCATTTTACGTTGGCGCAGGCCATCGAGGTACTGGAAGAACTTCAGCCCAAAGTGGCCTATCTCACACACATTAGCCACCGATTAGGCCGCCATGCCGACGTAGAAAAACACTTGCCTTCGTTTATCAAATTAGCTTACGACGGCTTACAGTTATCTTTGTAA